GCCGACAACTATTATCGGATTTAATTTCCTCCGAAAATTAGCGATAAAATCGAGGaaatatacatttaaaataaaaaaataaacaacgattaattgatttaatgacaatttaatgtaaaattgaattcttttacaacattctaaatcaaatttgtttccattcAAGAATGGCGTGTCGGGACAGCCACAAAAAGGAGAACATTGATCAAAAAATAGTCTGCTGAAATCCCCAAGCAAACGAACTAGAAAACGTCACATTCTTCATtcttgaaaacaaactataTTGTTTACATTACTATATTGCTTCATTCCAGTGGGAAAGTAAAAATGTCAGAAACGGCTCAAGTTAGTTCATTACCTTTGCCACCGATGCAATATGTCAGTCTTTTTAATGAAGAAAACGCTAAAAGAGGAAGAACACCGAGACCACCTCCTCCGATCACAGACAATTATTCCATGTTTGGTAATCCATATAATACTGATGATGCTGTGATCCGACCTCTTGAAAGCCAGGTGATAGAAGTTTTTTCTTAATCAAAGCTTTCTTTAATACTCGTTTTACTATTCCAGAATATACGACGTCTGTACCCTAATAACTATGACCACAGAAGAGAACTGAAAAAGCTCAATCACTCCATCACTGCTAGTTTCCTTGACTTGGTTGATATCTGCATACGAAATCCAGAGTCTGAAGCAAGAGCCACAAAAATTGATGACCTCACTTTGCTTTTCATTCACATGCATCATCTGGTCAATGAATTTCGGCCTCATCAAGCAAGGGAAACTCTTAGAGTTATGctagaacaacaaaaacgacaaAGATTGGAAATTGCAGAGCGTTTCAGAAGACATTTTGACAAAGCTTGGGAATTGGTTCAGCAGGCTGTCAACACAATTCCTGAACCAACTGAAGGCAACATCAAGCTCCTTATAGATGTTGAACGGGTTCAACCTTcagaaggcaatgcaagcaaCCAAACTTCTGGGAATGGGTGTACTGAGGAGGATCGTGTTCTGTGTCAAATGATTGATTCTTTGTGAATTCTGtgttattttatgtttattcAAAGTGGAAAATACATTCGATCTACTCGCCTTTCTGATGTAAAATAGTctgctgttttatttttaatcgttTTGGGACAAACATAATCtcggtgatttatttttttttaagaatttttattttaaaataattattgcaatagatttttctatttgtattttagTTGATAAATGTTGATGATCCACCTAAATTAAACATCTAGATCAAATTGCAACGTTGTTTATTCGTTTTAGTCCGTCTGCAGTCGCTGTAacatatttttccttcaaatttttccTCTTGAAAGTTGATTCGAAACAACAATACCGTTGAAGTTAATTCTCTGCTTTTGGTAAGTGCATTGCTGTTAATTTAACTGTATATTGAACCGGTCTATCGATAGTTATTAGTTTTATCATTTCGCCTTGCAGGTAACATTCAATTGTTATAGCCAAAGCAAGTTTTTACACGTGATCATCTTTCGTTAGTagagtaaattttaaaatgactgAAAGAAAAGTCAGCCCAGTTCCCGTCTATAACAATATCCTAATGGAACAATTTTTTGATGAGATCCATCCCAAACGAAGTCCTGTCATACTCAGAGGATTAGACATTGGAAGTTGTCTAGGAAAGTGGACAGCTGAATATCTTTCGCAAAATGTTGGGAATAAGCCAGTGAAGATTCATGTATCTGAAACAGGGCAAATGAATTTCCTAACCAAAAACTTTCATTATAAAACACTGCCGTTTGATCAAGTAATCAAAAGGTCTTCTGAAAATGAGcacgaaaacttttttctaaCAAACAGTGAAGTTTACTATTTAAGGGCACTTGGAACTGATTCAAGGGGAAGAGAGGTTGCCAATCTTGATTCTCATTATCCTGAACTTTGCCAAGATTTTCAAGTTCCCAAGTTTTTGGAACCAAGCACTATTTTTTCAAGTGTCCTCAGGGTGGCTTCTGAAGGAGTTCAGTTGTGGACACATTACGATGTGATGGACAATCTTCTTGTCCAAGTCACTGGCAAAAAACGAGCCGTTCTCTATTCGCCAGAAGACCTTCCGTATCTCTATTTGGAAGGCGACAAATCTCGGGTTATCGACATTGATTTTCCTGATCTGGAACACTTTCCGGAGTTCGCCAAAGTAACATCTCACGAATGTATCATGGAGCCCGGAGACGTTCTTTTCATCCCGGCTCTGTGGTTTCATAATATGACATCACTCGAGTTCTCCGTAGCAGTCAACGTTTTCTGGCGAAACTTGAGTCCAGAGGTGTACGATAAAAAAGACCCTTACGGCAACAAAGATCCGCTACCGGCCTCAAAAGTAAGGCACTGTCAAAGCTTCAGGGCCTCGGTTATTTTTCTATCTCAACTTTCAAACTGCAGGCGTTGGAGATGGTTGAATCTGCTCTGAAACACCTGTCCATGCTGCCTGAAGAGTATCAACGTTTTTACAAGAGGAGAATGGTTTCtagagttttaaaaaatttttgattattgtgaTCAATAAAttggataaaatttaaaaaaaaatgcatttatcACATCATAATTAGTTGACGTCAATTACCATTTTATTGCTTTCCATTCTGTTATACGACCACTAATTTTTACGAACCATTTTTATATCTTTCAGGTTGGATATCGTTTGATATGGAAGGTGTAGCGGGAAGATTTCCCGTCCAGACTAAAACAGAAACTATCGAGATTAACGGGAATTCAACAGAAGTTGTCATTTCAAAGTTCAGGTTGGAATAATTCTTTAGTTCATTGCTTGCATTACTTACACTTTAATTCATTGTCCTTTTTAGCGACAAGTTATTTATCATACTTACTCAATACGGCAAGGTGGGAAACGTGGTTGAAGTCCGTCGGGACGTTGCTCAGAAAGACGATTCTTCCAGTGCAGTTTACAGCGTTCGGTAATTCTTGTATGTCGTCTcaatttcgtttcgtttttttaactttcattgCAATTTTGTAGAGTCTTATTCGGTCGAGACGACGAGGAAATTCACGTTGCTGCACGTTTCTTGGTGAACTTTATTCCAACACagcaaaacattttatttgccTTGTCACTTAAAGACTATCAGCCGAAAACTCTTCGTCAAGTTGGCGAATTCCTAAAGATCAACCTTTCCCTCACcgaaaaatctgcataaaTTTTCCAACATGTCTGTAAGAAAAACCATCTTCGGCCAAGCCGTTATCGGTATGTAGAAATTACGTTCGTAAATTTGCTACACATTTTTACCGTGTAATGTTATAAGGTCCTCCCGGTAGCGGCAAGTCCACTTATTGTCATGCAATGGCGGATTTCCTTCGATCCCAGAATCGTAAAGTAGCTCTAGTTAATTTaggtattttaaaatgttattataCTTTTCCAATCAAAATCTCTAATATGATTGTGATTAGATCCTGGGAATGATTTATTACCGTTTACCTCTTCCATTGATGTATCAAAATTGATTACTGTCCAAGATGTAATGGAAAATTACAATTTGGGTCCGAACGGCGCCTTGGTCTATTGTATGGAATTCCTCGAAAAGAATTTGGACTGGCTCTTTGTGGAAATAGAGAAATTCAAAGATCATTACTTCATCTTCGATCTACCGGGACAGGTATATTGAATACAGGTGATACTGTTTTCTAGAAAAGTTGTAATAATCTTTTTTGTGTAGGTTGAGCTCTATACCCACAACAATTCTGTAAAAAACATTATGAAACAGTTAGAAGCATTTGGTTTTCGTTTATGCTGTGTTCAACTGATCGACTCTCACTATTGCAGTGATCCAGGTAAACCCGCATTTGTTAACAGATAGAACCATAGTAACCAAACATTTGTATCAGGTAAATTCATATCGGTGTTGTTAACGGCCATGACATCCATGTTCCAAATGGAAATGCCACAGGTTAACGTACTGTCTAAAGTAGACCTGGCTGAACAACATGGACGGCTGCACTTTGGTCTCGACTTTTACACTGAGGTGTTGGATTTGAATTACCTGTTGGAAGCAATCAATGCGGATCctttcatgaagaaatatcGGCAGTTAAATGCTGCTTTAATTGATGTGGTAGAAAACTACAGCTTTGTTTCGTTCTTGCCTCTATCCATCTCTGACTCCCAATTACTAAAGAATGTTCGTGCTGCTGTAGACAAAGCTAATGGTTATGTGTTTGGAGCCGgcgaagaaaatgaaagaaatatcGTTGCCTTACTATCGACAGCTGTGGGTGCACAATTTCATGGCGAGTTTTCTGGAACAATAAGTGAAAAATTTCTGAGCTCTAATAACTGTGATGAGGATGAAGCATCTGATAACGAAAATTCCATGTCTGTCGATGAATCTAAACCCCTTTCGGAATTTAAATAGATGGTTTCATATTCcctcaatttttgaattttattcgtttttgtgttcatcatcaaagaaaaattagtaAACTAAAGAGGCAAGGTCCTTGGTTATCCTATAAATCAGGCAACTTAGAAGTCGAACACACTTGCAAATAGGATTATGGTTtccaatggaaaaaaattaataattaaaaaacaactcgGAGGCATGATTTTCTTAATCGGGTTTATTGGAACAGCAAGTCAGAAAGTACATGTTTCGTTTTGCTTccataaataataagaatgaGAACtggattaaatatttttcaaggcACAAACATTGAAAGTGATACAGAACAATAATCAACAGTTAAGGAAAAATGATGCAACCCACAGAACCCATTGAAGACtcacaaaattattaaaatccaTTTGGACGCAAAtcgaagtaaaaagaaaaataaattgttttggaattattttgaaatactataaagaatttgtttgatttttaaatttagcaTTTGTTTCGTTCATGGATGAACTTCTAAATATTTCTAATgctatttttataaaaaatttgctCTGAAATTGAAACAGAAGGTAACCTTCAGTATTTAAGTATCTACGTAAATCAGAAATCCttgtaaatattcttattaatCAAAATGTTAATTTATGGTTGACATTAATGGTAATTTACgttaagaaatcaaataagttAAGTTGAAGTTTGCAATTGGTTCTGTGGGACAAAGAGTAAGGGGAAAAAGACATTAAAATGCATCAGATTTGCACTGAGAAAACTATCAATGCAGTGTGAAACTTCAAACggagtaataaaaataagagaatgaagtacattaataaaagaaaatgcctCATTGGCAGGTGGAATTCCATACCCGAATAACCATAAGTAAATATGTGGGATATCTACGGCATCATTGGACGAGACGGGAAAGGTGAGATGATTTGGAATGGATTTACACTGACGTTTCCATTAAAACCCACGCGATTCAAGTTGTTAATACAGCCCAGCTTGTGAAACTGAGTGTTGAGGCCATCCATCGGGAACTTAAGTGAGTCGCGAGTCATCCCAGAACGACTACGCTCCTCTGCCATCTGAATTAATAGGAATAAAACCCTAAATTAATGAAACTCTACTAATAGTAAATActagtttaaaatttaccCAGTTCGGTTGCGGATGAAGCGGTGGTCCAAAATTAGTGAACAtcatctaaagaaaaagaaatggtaaaGTAAACATTAACCCTGATGGTCGAATTTTAATTGTAATCTTACCGGATCAGTAGTTTTGCGCATGCGGTtgttggtatccgccataatGCCATGAGTGTTGTAGTTACGATTTCcctattaataaaaaaataaaaattacggTGACTtgatagatttttaaatacaagaaaattacGTTGAGGTCAATAGTTGCGGCTTGCATGAAATTTCCTTGATGTGGGAAAACTGATGTCGACGAATTCGAAGGAAATCCAGTTGGACTTGACTGAAAACCACCGCCGTGGAATGGAGGAGGCAAAGTAAAGACGCTGTgggaaaattaataatttagcAACTTTTCAAGCAAGAACATTCATTTAAGTTACGATTACTTTGGAATCTGATTGGATAACGGATGCGGCAATTGTTGCATCATTGTACACGGTGGCAAAGTGACCGGGGGACACTGAACCGGACGTGGTGGCGGCGATGACAATATGCGGTTGTTCTGAGCGGAAAGAGCAAACTTTGGTGCCGGTTTGCAAGGACTGTACGACGAAGTAGAAGAGACCGAGTTCATCGAAACCGAAGACGTTTTTCTCGATGGCGGCTTAGATTTGATCGCTTTTTTCTCCTTGACTGGTTTTGCCCAAGTAATTTCGATCGTCGTGCCATTGATCTCCGTATCtgtaaagttttaaaattaaagcaCATTAAATTAACTGCCGTACACGAGGAATAAAATGACTTACGATTCATGTTGCGCATGGCTTTCTCAGCTTTTTCTCtggatgaaaaatgaataaatgcaAAATCACGCATCATTTTAAGCTTCTGCACATTGTCGTCTGATACACGGTTGAATAATTCACGCAGAACTTGTTCTGTTGTTGTCAGCGACAAGTTGCGGACGTACAGGACCGTAACCTAAACGAGAAACAATATATTTCAACTCTGGTTCGGTTACACGATTAATGCAATAATCATACTTGCGACATGACGTCTTCttcgatttcattttccgGTTCGGCCCAGTCAACAGCTATCTCTTTACCCCACAACTGAATGCGGTCGGGAATCAACTTTCTACGGGCCTTGGAAGCTGCACGATGATTAATGTACTCGACAAACGCAAAACCacgatttttagttttatctgTGATGGAACTGAATGCAAAAACGTAAAGCTTAAGGTTaaatagatttaaaataatttaaacagaCTCACCTGTAAACGATGACTTTGGTTACGCCTTCGGTCAGCCTTTCCATTTCACCCTGAATTTCTTCGCGAGATTTGGTTTTAGGTATACCTCCAATAAATAGGCGACAATTGTCGATCGATTTGACCACGCCAATGTGGTGTCTTGGTCTCAATTCCTGGATAAAATAAGATCATCAATAGTACATAACATGTGTTCTATTTCAAAAGTGTTGAATAGTGTTCTATATGCACATACATAGTTGTCCATCAACTGAATCGCGCGATTGGCATCTTGTCGGTGAGCGAATTGGATGAAGGCAAAGCCACGATTTGAGCCGCTGAAATCCATCATTAAACGGAGCTCGTAGATGGGGCCGATTGTAGAGAAGATTCGATACAATTCATCTTCGAACACATCACGTGGTAATTTCCCCACAAATATTTCAGTCCCTTTAGGAGGGGGAGGGCCTTCCCAATCTGTTTTGATAACGTGAGCATTAAGGACTACATTATCAACTTAACAACGTGCACTAGGggtaaattaataaatcttaACACTTGAAGTCGTGAATGCCAATAATTCATGCctttaaaaaagattcaataTTGCAACATAAGCCCGCcaaaattaaaggaaaaagtGGGTACGGAAGATAATGAATTTGAACGTTACTCACTTGGAGGAGGACCGCCGAATTTCCGTTGACCATTTTCTTGAATGATTTCGCAGCCAGTTTCTTGCATGAGCTTCATCAagctttcttctctcttctgaATAGCCAAAATCTCGtctatttcaaattctttgcaGCTTCCCatgttgaaatattaaatgaattaaaaaatatgtaaaggTTTCGATCGAATGGCTACTTGATTCACGAATTTCTGGACACC
The window above is part of the Daphnia pulex isolate KAP4 chromosome 3, ASM2113471v1 genome. Proteins encoded here:
- the LOC124189800 gene encoding mediator of RNA polymerase II transcription subunit 7-like yields the protein MSETAQVSSLPLPPMQYVSLFNEENAKRGRTPRPPPPITDNYSMFGNPYNTDDAVIRPLESQNIRRLYPNNYDHRRELKKLNHSITASFLDLVDICIRNPESEARATKIDDLTLLFIHMHHLVNEFRPHQARETLRVMLEQQKRQRLEIAERFRRHFDKAWELVQQAVNTIPEPTEGNIKLLIDVERVQPSEGNASNQTSGNGCTEEDRVLCQMIDSL
- the LOC124189799 gene encoding tRNA wybutosine-synthesizing protein 5-like isoform X2, whose amino-acid sequence is MTERKVSPVPVYNNILMEQFFDEIHPKRSPVILRGLDIGSCLGKWTAEYLSQNVGNKPVKIHVSETGQMNFLTKNFHYKTLPFDQVIKRSSENEHENFFLTNSEVYYLRALGTDSRGREVANLDSHYPELCQDFQVPKFLEPSTIFSSVLRVASEGVQLWTHYDVMDNLLVQVTGKKRAVLYSPEDLPYLYLEGDKSRVIDIDFPDLEHFPEFAKVTSHECIMEPGDVLFIPALWFHNMTSLEFSVAVNVFWRNLSPEVYDKKDPYGNKDPLPASKALEMVESALKHLSMLPEEYQRFYKRRMVSRVLKNF
- the LOC124190327 gene encoding proteasome assembly chaperone 3-like, producing the protein MEGVAGRFPVQTKTETIEINGNSTEVVISKFSDKLFIILTQYGKVGNVVEVRRDVAQKDDSSSAVYSVRVLFGRDDEEIHVAARFLVNFIPTQQNILFALSLKDYQPKTLRQVGEFLKINLSLTEKSA
- the LOC124189799 gene encoding GPN-loop GTPase 2-like isoform X1, which translates into the protein MSVRKTIFGQAVIGPPGSGKSTYCHAMADFLRSQNRKVALVNLDPGNDLLPFTSSIDVSKLITVQDVMENYNLGPNGALVYCMEFLEKNLDWLFVEIEKFKDHYFIFDLPGQVELYTHNNSVKNIMKQLEAFGFRLCCVQLIDSHYCSDPGKFISVLLTAMTSMFQMEMPQVNVLSKVDLAEQHGRLHFGLDFYTEVLDLNYLLEAINADPFMKKYRQLNAALIDVVENYSFVSFLPLSISDSQLLKNVRAAVDKANGYVFGAGEENERNIVALLSTAVGAQFHGEFSGTISEKFLSSNNCDEDEASDNENSMSVDESKPLSEFK
- the LOC124189797 gene encoding probable RNA-binding protein 46 — its product is MGSCKEFEIDEILAIQKREESLMKLMQETGCEIIQENGQRKFGGPPPNWEGPPPPKGTEIFVGKLPRDVFEDELYRIFSTIGPIYELRLMMDFSGSNRGFAFIQFAHRQDANRAIQLMDNYELRPRHHIGVVKSIDNCRLFIGGIPKTKSREEIQGEMERLTEGVTKVIVYSSITDKTKNRGFAFVEYINHRAASKARRKLIPDRIQLWGKEIAVDWAEPENEIEEDVMSQVTVLYVRNLSLTTTEQVLRELFNRVSDDNVQKLKMMRDFAFIHFSSREKAEKAMRNMNHTEINGTTIEITWAKPVKEKKAIKSKPPSRKTSSVSMNSVSSTSSYSPCKPAPKFALSAQNNRILSSPPPRPVQCPPVTLPPCTMMQQLPHPLSNQIPNVFTLPPPFHGGGFQSSPTGFPSNSSTSVFPHQGNFMQAATIDLNGNRNYNTHGIMADTNNRMRKTTDPMMFTNFGPPLHPQPNWMAEERSRSGMTRDSLKFPMDGLNTQFHKLGCINNLNRVGFNGNVSVNPFQIISPFPSRPMMP